A single window of Bacteroidales bacterium DNA harbors:
- a CDS encoding methylcrotonoyl-CoA carboxylase — translation MFILESKIDVNSEEFRKNKEEFTKLLSEFKRVSDATINREADKAVQRHKERGKLLARERIDKLIDPNTPFLELSPLAALNIMDNEHPSAGIVTGIGVIHGREAIIIANDATVKGGTYIKETIKKHLRAQEIAMENHLPCVYMVDSGGVFLPEQSNVFADRDHFGRFFYNQAQLSAMGIPQIAIVMGSCTAGGAYVPAMSDETIIVKKQGTIFLGGPPLVKAATGEVVTPEELGGAEVHTSISGVADHMAENDIHAIQICRNIFENLDKNPRQVLDMSPIEEPLYDPEELYGIAPVDLKKMVDPKEVIMRIVDGSKFHEFKEKYGKTLITGFAKIMGFPVGILANNGILFSESALKGTHFIELCTSRKIPLLFLQNITGFIVGKEFERKGIAKDGAKLVHAVANANVPKFTVIFGGSFGAGNYGMAGRAYNPKLLFMWPNAKISVMGGMQAAGVLVTVKQEQYAAKGKEMPQEEIDALRKSIIDKYDHEGSAYFSTARMWDDGIIDPVDTRKVIAMGISMSLNKRFADQKFGVFRM, via the coding sequence GTGTTTATATTAGAATCGAAAATTGATGTGAATTCCGAGGAGTTCAGGAAGAATAAAGAAGAGTTTACAAAACTTTTATCAGAATTTAAGCGGGTTAGCGATGCAACCATTAACCGGGAAGCCGATAAAGCAGTGCAAAGGCACAAGGAGCGAGGTAAATTGTTGGCCCGCGAAAGGATTGACAAGCTGATTGATCCAAATACGCCGTTCCTTGAATTGTCGCCGCTGGCCGCTCTGAACATCATGGACAATGAGCATCCTTCGGCAGGAATCGTCACCGGAATAGGAGTCATACATGGCAGGGAAGCCATCATCATTGCCAACGATGCCACGGTGAAAGGCGGAACCTACATTAAAGAAACCATCAAAAAGCATTTGCGGGCACAGGAAATTGCTATGGAAAACCACCTGCCGTGCGTTTACATGGTGGATTCCGGCGGGGTGTTTCTCCCTGAACAATCCAATGTTTTCGCTGACAGAGACCATTTCGGCAGGTTTTTTTATAACCAGGCACAGCTATCAGCAATGGGCATTCCCCAGATTGCCATCGTGATGGGTTCATGCACAGCAGGCGGGGCGTATGTTCCGGCCATGAGCGACGAAACCATCATTGTTAAAAAGCAGGGAACCATTTTCCTTGGCGGCCCTCCACTCGTGAAAGCTGCTACCGGCGAAGTGGTGACACCCGAAGAATTGGGCGGCGCTGAGGTGCATACCTCCATCTCCGGTGTTGCCGACCACATGGCCGAAAACGATATTCACGCCATTCAGATTTGTCGAAATATTTTCGAAAATCTTGACAAGAACCCCCGCCAGGTTCTCGACATGTCTCCCATTGAGGAGCCTCTCTATGATCCTGAAGAATTGTATGGCATCGCTCCGGTTGACCTGAAAAAGATGGTTGATCCCAAAGAAGTGATCATGCGTATCGTGGATGGCAGTAAGTTCCACGAGTTCAAGGAAAAATACGGTAAAACGCTGATCACGGGCTTTGCAAAAATCATGGGTTTTCCTGTGGGGATTCTGGCCAACAACGGAATTCTTTTCTCAGAATCTGCGCTAAAAGGAACCCATTTCATCGAATTGTGTACTTCAAGGAAAATCCCATTGCTTTTCCTTCAGAATATCACTGGGTTTATTGTAGGTAAAGAGTTTGAGCGAAAAGGGATAGCCAAGGACGGCGCCAAATTGGTTCATGCAGTGGCCAATGCCAATGTTCCCAAGTTCACGGTCATTTTCGGTGGTTCTTTTGGCGCCGGAAATTATGGGATGGCCGGCAGGGCTTACAATCCAAAATTACTGTTTATGTGGCCGAATGCCAAAATTTCGGTTATGGGCGGAATGCAGGCTGCCGGTGTATTGGTCACCGTTAAACAGGAACAATACGCTGCCAAAGGCAAGGAGATGCCACAGGAAGAAATTGATGCGCTGCGCAAAAGCATTATTGACAAATACGACCATGAAGGCTCAGCTTATTTCAGCACCGCCCGCATGTGGGATGACGGAATTATTGACCCTGTTGATACGCGTAAAGTGATAGCAATGGGTATTTCAATGTCGTTGAACAAGAGATTTGCCGATCAGAAATTTGGCGTTTTCAGGATGTAA
- a CDS encoding DUF1801 domain-containing protein: MADIKTKETSANVEDFINTLVDEQKRKDSFAILEMMKKATGEKPKMWGSSIIGFGNKRYKSPATGREVDWLIIGFSPRKANLSLYLTMNIKEHDSKLHKLGKHKTGVGCLYIRKLEEIDLNVLKEIIEESLTHK, encoded by the coding sequence CTGGCTGATATTAAAACAAAGGAAACCTCTGCAAACGTTGAGGATTTTATAAATACTTTGGTGGATGAACAAAAACGCAAAGATAGCTTTGCAATTTTGGAAATGATGAAAAAAGCAACTGGAGAAAAGCCAAAAATGTGGGGCAGTTCAATCATCGGTTTCGGAAATAAGAGATACAAAAGCCCAGCCACTGGTAGAGAAGTTGATTGGCTCATTATCGGTTTCTCTCCCCGAAAAGCAAATTTGTCTTTATATCTTACCATGAATATCAAAGAACATGATTCAAAGCTTCATAAATTAGGAAAGCATAAGACCGGTGTGGGTTGTCTCTACATCAGAAAGTTGGAGGAAATAGATTTGAATGTTCTGAAAGAAATAATAGAAGAATCATTAACACATAAGTAA
- a CDS encoding enoyl-CoA hydratase/isomerase family protein, whose translation MKSFDNIEFELVNSVGTVWMNRPDKHNAMNAEMILEIIECFEALNDDENVRVVVLRGRGKSFCAGADLNYMKGIAGFGFEENYQDSLKLARCFNVIYTCQKPTIAVVQGAAIGGANGLLAACDYVFCTDDTKFAFAEVKLGIAPATISPYVVKRIGEFAARDLMISGRRFTGKEAEWQRLVNKSLPAEEIEEQVTSTIKQLLTSGPEAMKACKQLIFDLYNKLTFDESIDYSARLIASLRASTEGQEGMASFLEKRPPNWTQTI comes from the coding sequence ATGAAATCATTTGACAACATTGAATTTGAACTGGTTAATTCGGTTGGAACGGTATGGATGAACCGGCCCGACAAGCACAACGCCATGAATGCTGAAATGATCCTTGAGATCATCGAGTGCTTTGAGGCGTTGAATGATGATGAAAATGTCCGTGTTGTGGTGCTCAGGGGACGTGGCAAATCCTTTTGCGCCGGCGCCGACCTGAATTACATGAAAGGAATTGCCGGTTTTGGTTTTGAAGAAAATTACCAGGACAGCCTGAAACTGGCCAGATGTTTCAACGTGATTTACACCTGCCAAAAGCCTACAATAGCTGTGGTTCAGGGTGCTGCCATTGGTGGCGCCAACGGACTACTCGCTGCCTGCGACTACGTGTTTTGCACCGACGACACCAAATTTGCATTTGCCGAAGTGAAACTCGGAATTGCTCCGGCAACCATTTCTCCTTATGTTGTGAAACGAATTGGCGAGTTTGCTGCCAGAGACCTGATGATTTCCGGTAGAAGATTTACCGGAAAAGAAGCCGAATGGCAGCGTTTGGTTAATAAATCACTTCCCGCCGAAGAAATTGAAGAGCAGGTTACCTCAACAATAAAGCAATTGCTGACCAGCGGACCTGAAGCCATGAAAGCCTGCAAACAATTGATTTTCGATTTATATAACAAACTCACTTTTGACGAATCCATTGATTACTCAGCCCGACTGATTGCCTCACTTCGTGCTTCAACAGAAGGGCAGGAAGGGATGGCTTCATTTCTCGAAAAACGTCCTCCCAACTGGACGCAAACGATTTAA
- a CDS encoding DUF5063 domain-containing protein: MEKEEVLQEPVYSPFVLEFLAVAHKYCVFIEDIHKYTLDEVRDYLHKALPLLYVRGSVLPELPEEEYEMNEKFVTEEQWQIVFNELREKFGNNDEYWFVENDNPHNDLVKGSLSDNLSDLYQDMKDFVILYQKPMRDAKVAAVWEIRQLFKAHWGFRVVNALKVLHYQLFSNENTRAMNEGFED; the protein is encoded by the coding sequence ATGGAAAAGGAAGAAGTTTTACAGGAACCGGTTTACTCCCCGTTTGTGCTTGAGTTTCTGGCGGTGGCACACAAATATTGTGTTTTCATTGAGGATATTCATAAATATACCCTTGATGAAGTCAGGGATTATCTCCATAAAGCATTACCGCTGCTCTATGTTCGCGGGTCGGTATTGCCCGAACTTCCGGAAGAAGAATATGAAATGAATGAGAAGTTTGTTACTGAGGAACAGTGGCAGATTGTATTCAACGAATTGCGTGAGAAGTTTGGAAACAATGATGAATATTGGTTTGTGGAGAATGACAATCCGCACAATGATTTGGTCAAAGGAAGTCTTTCTGATAACCTTTCTGATCTTTACCAGGACATGAAAGATTTCGTGATTCTTTATCAAAAGCCGATGCGGGATGCAAAAGTTGCTGCTGTTTGGGAAATCAGGCAACTGTTTAAAGCGCATTGGGGCTTCAGGGTTGTTAATGCATTGAAGGTATTGCATTATCAGCTTTTCAGCAATGAAAACACAAGGGCCATGAATGAGGGTTTTGAGGATTAG
- a CDS encoding aminodeoxychorismate/anthranilate synthase component II, with the protein MKLLLVDNYDSFTYNLVNILRKSKHLSIDVQQSRDVRLEKVKDFDKVLFSPGPDVPHEFDIMAQILAAYQNKKSILGICLGFQAIGLYYGAKLTNLNTVHHGISVSISPCVPVDKLFKGIESPFSAGLYHSWGITEEAFPAAVRITAKSTDGRIMALTHRDFDVRGVQFHPESVMTPEGSKLLRNWIDL; encoded by the coding sequence ATGAAACTATTGCTGGTTGACAATTACGACTCCTTCACCTACAACCTGGTGAATATTCTGCGCAAAAGTAAACATCTCAGCATTGATGTGCAGCAAAGCAGGGATGTTCGGCTGGAAAAAGTAAAAGATTTTGATAAAGTCCTGTTTTCTCCCGGGCCAGACGTACCTCATGAATTTGACATCATGGCACAGATTCTTGCAGCCTACCAAAACAAAAAAAGTATTCTCGGAATTTGTCTGGGTTTTCAGGCCATCGGGCTGTATTATGGAGCAAAGTTGACAAACCTGAATACGGTACATCATGGGATCAGTGTCAGCATTTCACCCTGTGTACCTGTGGACAAATTATTTAAAGGGATCGAATCACCATTCAGCGCGGGATTGTATCACTCCTGGGGAATTACAGAGGAAGCATTCCCAGCAGCAGTAAGGATCACAGCCAAATCAACCGATGGACGCATCATGGCATTAACGCACAGGGATTTTGATGTAAGAGGGGTACAGTTTCATCCCGAATCTGTAATGACACCTGAAGGCAGTAAGCTGCTCAGGAATTGGATCGATTTGTAA
- a CDS encoding DUF1028 domain-containing protein, giving the protein MRLLILISFCMFLFAAKSQDTFSIVAVDTVTGEIGGAGASCIDESAIPGGVLIISDVIPGRGSIHTQSYWNATNQQNAHNRMVEGMSPEEIIAWLVANDVQNNPQIRQYGIVDVDENGSPRSAAFTGTNCLNYKNHIVGPNYAIQGNILLGQQILDSIESGFLNTEGTLPEKLMAALQGAKVPGADTRCMNEGTSSLSAFISVAKPGDLPGDFWCHLVVPSTPYGVEPIDVLQELFDEWLVWTKLNDEPYVQPNKATFYPNPAASQITITIKRAESLDPVVVNIYSTTGQVMDELIWRGEPIILNTVKYSSGTYHYKVSENQKILDFGKFNIIKN; this is encoded by the coding sequence ATGCGATTGTTAATTCTGATTTCTTTTTGCATGTTTCTTTTTGCAGCCAAGTCTCAGGACACTTTTTCGATTGTTGCTGTCGACACCGTCACAGGTGAAATAGGAGGCGCCGGTGCATCGTGCATCGACGAATCTGCCATTCCCGGCGGGGTCTTGATCATCAGCGATGTTATCCCGGGAAGAGGTTCCATCCATACCCAATCTTACTGGAATGCCACGAATCAGCAAAATGCCCACAACCGGATGGTAGAAGGAATGTCGCCTGAAGAAATCATTGCCTGGCTCGTGGCCAACGATGTCCAGAATAATCCACAAATCAGGCAGTATGGGATTGTAGATGTAGATGAAAATGGTAGTCCGAGAAGTGCTGCTTTTACCGGAACAAATTGCCTCAACTACAAAAATCACATCGTCGGGCCGAACTATGCCATACAGGGGAATATTCTCCTCGGTCAGCAGATTCTGGATAGCATTGAATCCGGGTTTCTGAATACGGAGGGGACTTTACCCGAGAAATTAATGGCTGCATTACAAGGGGCTAAAGTCCCGGGAGCTGATACACGCTGTATGAACGAGGGAACATCATCGCTATCAGCTTTCATCAGTGTGGCTAAACCCGGGGATTTGCCGGGAGACTTCTGGTGTCACCTGGTTGTGCCATCAACGCCTTATGGTGTGGAACCAATTGATGTGTTACAGGAATTGTTTGATGAATGGCTGGTTTGGACTAAGTTAAATGATGAACCATATGTACAACCCAACAAGGCAACCTTTTATCCCAACCCTGCCGCAAGCCAGATTACGATCACAATAAAAAGGGCTGAAAGTCTTGATCCAGTTGTTGTTAATATCTATTCAACCACAGGCCAGGTCATGGATGAATTGATTTGGAGAGGTGAACCAATTATCTTAAATACTGTTAAATATTCGTCGGGGACTTACCATTACAAGGTCTCCGAAAATCAAAAAATTTTAGATTTCGGAAAATTTAACATCATTAAAAATTGA
- a CDS encoding nuclear transport factor 2 family protein gives MQYKQFIQSVFKAVDNSDAKGLADFMTEDAVFRFSNNPEVIGKANIIPFLDGFFQSIRGTRHDQIEAWEIPGGYAMNGQVTYTRHDGSTYPCWFANTFKMKDGKIKEYLIFVDNSKLYSN, from the coding sequence ATGCAATACAAACAGTTCATTCAATCAGTATTTAAAGCAGTAGATAACAGCGATGCAAAAGGGCTCGCAGATTTTATGACCGAAGATGCCGTATTCAGATTTTCAAACAACCCGGAAGTGATAGGAAAAGCAAACATTATTCCGTTCCTTGATGGGTTTTTTCAGAGCATCAGAGGAACCCGTCACGACCAGATCGAAGCCTGGGAAATTCCGGGCGGTTATGCCATGAATGGCCAGGTAACCTATACCCGGCACGATGGTTCAACTTATCCGTGCTGGTTTGCAAATACATTTAAAATGAAAGACGGAAAAATCAAAGAATACCTTATTTTTGTGGACAATTCGAAGCTTTACAGCAATTGA
- a CDS encoding DUF4301 family protein yields the protein MLTQKDTEQIRQRGMTVKQIEKQIENFINGFPFINLVAAASKGRGIHVFNEPSLDEYKDHFIANSPQRDILKFVPASGAASRMFKHLFEFLEWYDGSEAAIARLEADRSFNSVYFFLTHLKKFAFIRDLKAALEKDGLQFSNLMEEKRYDVIVTYLLTEKGLGYADLPKGLLMFHQYDGFSRMAIGEHLVEGAHYARNENGNVKIHFTVSPEHREKFLGFIERRQSGYESSYNVRYNITFSEQKPSTDTIAVDLENNPFRESDGKLLFRPGGHGALIENLNDLKGDIIFIKNIDNVVPDRLKEPTYLYKRVIGGLLMTLQEKTHAWLRILETKKVNAVELNEIIAFAVKELMIELNEHFDRMSVAEKCDYLFDRLNRPIRVCGMVKNEGEPGGGPFWVKHENGEVSLQVVESSQVNIKDPKQVKIASEATHFNPVDLVCAVRDYKGNPFDLRNYVDPSTGFISIKSKDGRDLKAQELPGLWNGAMAKWITVFVEVPIITFNPVKTVNDLLREQHLFF from the coding sequence ATGCTCACACAAAAAGATACAGAACAAATCAGGCAAAGGGGAATGACCGTTAAACAGATCGAAAAGCAGATCGAAAACTTTATCAACGGATTTCCATTTATCAACCTTGTTGCTGCGGCAAGCAAAGGACGCGGTATTCATGTTTTTAACGAGCCATCACTGGATGAGTATAAAGACCATTTTATTGCAAACTCACCACAACGTGATATTCTCAAGTTCGTTCCCGCTTCAGGAGCGGCCAGCCGGATGTTCAAGCACCTTTTTGAGTTCCTCGAGTGGTATGATGGGAGTGAAGCGGCAATTGCCCGTCTCGAGGCAGATAGAAGCTTTAACTCGGTATATTTCTTCCTTACACATCTCAAAAAATTTGCATTTATCCGGGATTTAAAAGCTGCACTGGAAAAAGACGGACTGCAATTTTCGAACCTGATGGAAGAAAAGAGATATGATGTGATAGTGACCTATCTGCTGACAGAGAAAGGACTTGGTTATGCCGATCTGCCAAAGGGTTTGCTGATGTTTCACCAATACGATGGATTTTCACGGATGGCCATTGGCGAACATCTTGTTGAGGGAGCACATTACGCACGCAATGAAAATGGAAATGTGAAGATACATTTTACCGTATCACCCGAACACCGGGAAAAATTTCTGGGGTTTATCGAGCGGAGACAATCGGGTTATGAATCATCCTACAATGTGCGGTACAACATTACTTTTTCGGAGCAAAAGCCCTCAACTGATACGATAGCTGTTGACCTGGAAAACAACCCTTTCCGCGAAAGCGATGGTAAATTGCTCTTCCGTCCCGGGGGACATGGCGCTTTAATCGAAAATCTGAATGATCTGAAGGGGGATATTATTTTCATTAAAAACATTGATAACGTTGTTCCTGATCGTCTTAAGGAACCCACTTACCTGTATAAAAGGGTAATTGGAGGGCTTTTGATGACTTTACAGGAAAAAACACATGCCTGGCTCAGAATCCTTGAAACAAAGAAGGTGAACGCTGTCGAACTGAACGAAATCATTGCCTTTGCTGTAAAAGAATTGATGATTGAACTTAATGAGCATTTCGACAGGATGAGTGTTGCTGAAAAATGCGACTATCTTTTTGATCGGCTGAATCGCCCGATACGGGTGTGTGGTATGGTAAAAAATGAGGGTGAACCGGGTGGTGGACCTTTCTGGGTTAAGCATGAAAATGGCGAAGTTTCACTACAGGTTGTTGAGTCGTCGCAGGTCAACATCAAGGATCCGAAACAGGTGAAGATTGCATCTGAGGCCACGCATTTCAACCCTGTTGACCTGGTGTGTGCTGTCAGAGACTACAAAGGCAATCCGTTTGATCTTCGAAACTATGTTGATCCTTCAACCGGTTTTATCTCCATCAAATCTAAAGATGGCCGTGACCTGAAAGCCCAGGAGCTGCCAGGCTTATGGAACGGTGCAATGGCTAAATGGATCACCGTTTTTGTGGAAGTCCCGATCATTACCTTTAACCCGGTAAAAACGGTAAATGACCTGCTCAGGGAACAACACCTGTTCTTTTGA
- a CDS encoding aminotransferase class IV translates to MCQFLETIRVENRVLQHLEYHQQRMERTVKEFFPLSETPVLTDLVAIPDWIEKGTYKCRVIFSEAIEKIEFEKYFPRRINTLKIVKDDEVDYSFKFANRSKLNQLLSHKGACDDILIVKNGLVTDTSYSNILLYDGSIWVTPDHPLLPGTCRQRLLDNHHVTSREITINDLRKFRNFMLINAMLDFDVRRAVQVSTIKF, encoded by the coding sequence ATGTGCCAATTTCTCGAAACAATCAGGGTTGAAAACCGTGTATTGCAACACCTGGAATACCACCAACAGCGGATGGAACGGACGGTGAAGGAATTTTTCCCTTTATCGGAAACCCCTGTTTTAACAGACTTGGTCGCCATTCCTGACTGGATTGAAAAAGGAACATACAAATGCCGGGTAATTTTTAGTGAGGCTATTGAAAAGATCGAATTTGAGAAATACTTTCCCCGCCGGATTAACACCCTTAAAATTGTCAAAGATGATGAAGTGGATTATTCCTTTAAATTTGCCAACCGCAGTAAACTGAACCAGCTTCTTTCACATAAAGGAGCTTGTGATGATATTCTGATTGTGAAAAATGGCCTTGTTACCGACACTTCTTACAGCAATATTCTACTTTATGACGGTAGTATCTGGGTTACTCCGGATCATCCTTTGCTTCCAGGCACTTGCCGGCAGCGGCTACTGGATAATCATCATGTCACTTCCAGGGAAATCACAATAAATGATTTACGCAAGTTTCGTAATTTTATGCTGATCAACGCCATGCTTGATTTTGATGTGAGGCGGGCAGTTCAGGTCAGCACTATTAAATTTTAA
- a CDS encoding aminodeoxychorismate synthase component I produces the protein MNFVSKVNKLATTGTPFLFITDYDLQMPEVFPLDELPEGICFQTPAYPLKGTYPVFEKDFYFNFFPPEFAIYCSAFDAVQKEIRKGNTYLINLTFRSLLETSLNLRDIFLLSNAKYKLLLDHHFVVFSPETFVEIKDGVISSCPMKGTIDASIPFADEILLGDVKETAEHNTIVDLIRNDLAMISEDVFVEKFRYLDLLQTHKGDLYQLSSRICGTLPKNYKTQLGEILLKILPAGSITGAPKKKTVEIIRNVENYQRGFYTGIFGVFDGENLDSAVMIRFIENENGQLWFKSGGGITSMSVVEKEYEELIQKIYVPISRNNQG, from the coding sequence ATTAATTTCGTTTCAAAAGTAAATAAACTGGCCACAACCGGCACTCCTTTTTTATTTATCACCGACTATGATTTGCAAATGCCGGAAGTATTTCCTTTAGATGAATTGCCTGAAGGGATTTGCTTCCAGACTCCTGCCTATCCCTTAAAAGGAACTTATCCGGTATTTGAAAAGGATTTCTATTTTAATTTCTTTCCACCTGAATTTGCCATTTATTGCTCTGCTTTTGATGCTGTGCAGAAAGAGATTAGAAAAGGTAACACTTACCTGATTAATCTTACATTCAGAAGTTTGCTTGAGACATCACTGAACCTGAGGGATATTTTTCTTTTAAGCAACGCAAAATACAAACTTCTCCTTGATCATCATTTTGTCGTGTTTTCTCCGGAAACCTTTGTTGAAATTAAGGATGGGGTGATATCTTCCTGTCCGATGAAAGGAACAATTGACGCTTCAATCCCTTTTGCAGATGAGATATTGCTCGGTGATGTGAAAGAAACAGCAGAGCACAACACGATCGTTGATTTGATCCGCAACGACCTGGCGATGATTTCGGAGGATGTTTTTGTCGAGAAATTCCGATACTTAGACCTTTTACAGACCCATAAAGGTGATTTGTACCAGCTAAGCTCAAGGATTTGTGGAACTCTTCCGAAGAATTATAAAACTCAATTGGGCGAAATCCTGCTTAAAATATTACCTGCCGGCAGCATAACGGGGGCGCCAAAGAAAAAAACAGTAGAGATTATCAGGAATGTGGAGAACTACCAACGTGGATTTTATACAGGAATTTTCGGTGTGTTTGATGGTGAGAACCTTGACAGTGCTGTTATGATCCGTTTTATCGAAAATGAAAATGGTCAACTTTGGTTTAAAAGCGGCGGAGGAATCACATCGATGAGCGTTGTTGAAAAAGAGTACGAAGAATTAATTCAGAAAATTTATGTGCCAATTTCTCGAAACAATCAGGGTTGA
- a CDS encoding translation initiation factor — protein sequence MSKSKKLAGDLVYSTNPDLIRQNEADDQVETLPPHSQNLRVWLDRKQRKGKVVTLITGFAGNEDDLNDLAKLLKTKCGVGGSAKDGEIIIQGEVRNKVMEILTKEGYKAKMAGG from the coding sequence ATGTCAAAAAGCAAAAAACTCGCCGGAGATCTTGTGTATTCCACCAATCCGGATTTGATCAGGCAAAATGAAGCAGATGACCAGGTAGAAACCTTGCCCCCTCATAGTCAAAACCTTCGGGTGTGGCTCGACCGGAAGCAGCGAAAAGGAAAAGTTGTTACACTGATTACCGGTTTTGCCGGAAATGAGGATGATTTGAATGATCTCGCCAAGTTATTAAAAACCAAATGTGGCGTTGGAGGTTCAGCCAAAGATGGAGAAATAATTATTCAGGGTGAAGTCAGAAATAAAGTAATGGAAATCCTGACTAAAGAGGGTTACAAGGCGAAAATGGCAGGAGGTTAA